In Candidatus Methylacidiphilales bacterium, the DNA window AACCTATACGGCAGACACGATCACCATTCGTTCAGATCGTCCTGAATTTCTCATCCGGGATAGCCCCCTGTGGGCGGGGCGATATCTTTATGACTTATATCAAGAAGCTTCAACACCGTGGGAATGGCACCGGGCGTTGAAGGAAGAGGCGGAACGATGCGGACTCGTGTTCTTTTCAACCCCTTTTGACTTCACGGCAGTCGATTTTCTCGAGTCGCTCGGGGTGCCTCTTTATAAAATCGCATCATTTGAGCTGGTGGATCATCCTCTAATCCAACGCGTGGCGCGAACGGGCAAGCCTATCATCCTGTCAACCGGTATGGCGACGGCGGAAGAAATC includes these proteins:
- a CDS encoding N-acetylneuraminate synthase family protein, which encodes MSVRKEAWGKGCARRVFIVAELSANHLGDFSKAIHLVHAAKEAGADAVKLQTYTADTITIRSDRPEFLIRDSPLWAGRYLYDLYQEASTPWEWHRALKEEAERCGLVFFSTPFDFTAVDFLESLGVPLYKIASFELVDHPLIQRVARTGKPIILSTGMATAEEI